A window of Mucilaginibacter paludis DSM 18603 contains these coding sequences:
- a CDS encoding four-carbon acid sugar kinase family protein, whose product MIIVIADDFTGAAELGGIGLRYNLSVEVNTHVNLQSKADLLVIATDTRSMQKQEAEQHMEAVTREVAKLNPTFIFKKVDSVLRGYVAEELLVHIQELNHSRALLIPANPALGRTIINGEYLLSSGPLHLSNFSNDPEFPVKTSAVVEHLHQKGIHVYSQKHHETLQHEGIIVGDAASVDDLRAWADKVNKNMLIAGASGFFTALLDKLIIPDEQAKQKPPRVFKPPVLIVSGTAFSESSNSIAKLKQSGAPVSYMPPGIIESDTFDEEKYQSWCSEIVSDITTFGQAIIAIDPLSTGNELNQARTLREKTAIIVKMVFEQIDINELLIEGGSTSSAILKKLGISKIYPVEELAAGVIRMSNDEKPQLYITIKPGSYSWPHSIRQYSLY is encoded by the coding sequence ATGATTATTGTAATTGCAGATGATTTTACCGGCGCCGCCGAATTAGGTGGCATAGGGCTTCGCTACAACTTGAGTGTTGAAGTGAATACCCACGTAAACCTGCAATCAAAGGCCGATCTGCTGGTCATTGCTACCGATACCCGCTCTATGCAAAAGCAGGAAGCGGAGCAACACATGGAAGCGGTTACCAGGGAGGTAGCCAAGCTTAACCCGACCTTCATATTCAAAAAAGTAGATTCAGTTCTACGTGGGTATGTGGCCGAAGAGTTACTGGTTCATATACAGGAGCTAAACCATTCCAGGGCTTTGCTTATCCCTGCCAACCCCGCCCTGGGGCGTACAATCATTAATGGCGAATACCTTTTAAGTTCGGGCCCCTTGCATCTGAGCAATTTTTCCAACGATCCCGAATTTCCGGTTAAAACATCGGCCGTGGTTGAGCACTTGCATCAAAAAGGTATTCATGTTTATTCGCAAAAACATCATGAAACCTTGCAGCACGAAGGCATTATTGTTGGTGATGCCGCCAGTGTTGACGATTTAAGGGCCTGGGCAGATAAGGTTAATAAAAATATGCTGATAGCCGGTGCTTCCGGTTTTTTTACAGCACTGCTGGATAAATTGATTATTCCGGATGAGCAAGCGAAACAAAAGCCGCCAAGAGTATTTAAACCGCCTGTACTCATCGTATCCGGCACTGCTTTCAGCGAAAGCAGCAACTCGATTGCTAAGCTAAAGCAATCTGGTGCTCCCGTAAGTTATATGCCTCCGGGGATCATCGAATCAGATACATTTGATGAGGAAAAGTATCAGAGCTGGTGTAGTGAAATTGTTTCGGATATCACTACATTTGGCCAAGCCATTATAGCCATCGATCCTTTAAGCACGGGCAACGAGTTAAATCAAGCACGGACATTAAGGGAAAAAACCGCAATCATTGTAAAAATGGTTTTTGAACAAATCGACATCAACGAATTACTCATCGAGGGTGGCTCAACGTCATCCGCTATCTTAAAAAAATTGGGTATTTCAAAAATTTACCCGGTTGAAGAACTGGCCGCAGGTGTGATTAGGATGAGTAACGACGAGAAGCCCCAATTATACATTACCATTAAACCCGGAAGCTATTCCTGGCCGCACTCCATACGCCAATACAGCCTATACTAA
- the pdxA gene encoding 4-hydroxythreonine-4-phosphate dehydrogenase PdxA, with translation MQLKPIVGITMGDPASIGPEIALKALLLPEIYEICRPVIVGDAGVFSQIKEKLGLNIQLNPIQNISEALFQFGKPDIFDLKNADLSQIQFGQISAMAGNASFEAVKKVIDLALAGDIDATVTGPINKKSINEAGHHFAGHTEIYAQFTNTKKYAMLLVEDNMKVIHVSTHVSLRQACDLVKTDRILEVTELLHNGLIQLGEKNLKIGIAGLNPHAGDSGLFGTEDDLEILPAVEEALKRGYDVEGPVPADTMFAKAATGYYGGVVAMYHDQGHIPFKLSGFKWNSEKKQMDSVKGVNITMGLPIIRTSVDHGTAFEIAGKGVASPDAMVLAIQSAVQLHNHRNAEKLVKA, from the coding sequence ATGCAACTGAAACCGATAGTAGGTATTACCATGGGCGACCCAGCCAGTATTGGCCCCGAGATAGCATTAAAAGCATTGCTTCTGCCTGAAATATATGAAATATGCCGCCCTGTTATAGTAGGCGATGCGGGGGTATTTAGCCAGATTAAGGAGAAGTTAGGTTTAAATATCCAGTTAAACCCCATACAAAATATAAGCGAAGCGTTGTTTCAGTTTGGCAAGCCCGATATTTTTGATTTAAAAAATGCGGACCTGTCGCAAATACAATTCGGGCAAATATCGGCAATGGCAGGCAATGCTTCTTTTGAGGCGGTGAAAAAAGTGATCGACCTGGCTTTGGCGGGTGATATCGATGCTACCGTAACCGGGCCAATCAATAAAAAATCCATTAACGAGGCAGGCCATCACTTTGCTGGTCATACCGAAATATACGCGCAGTTTACCAATACAAAAAAATACGCCATGTTATTGGTTGAAGATAACATGAAGGTAATCCACGTGTCTACCCACGTATCGTTGCGGCAGGCTTGCGACCTGGTCAAAACAGACCGCATTCTTGAAGTTACTGAACTGCTTCACAACGGTTTGATCCAATTAGGCGAAAAAAACCTTAAGATCGGTATTGCCGGCCTTAACCCGCATGCTGGCGACTCCGGCTTGTTTGGCACAGAAGATGACCTTGAAATTTTGCCGGCTGTTGAAGAAGCACTGAAGCGCGGGTATGATGTGGAAGGCCCCGTGCCTGCCGATACTATGTTTGCCAAAGCGGCTACAGGTTATTATGGTGGCGTGGTTGCGATGTATCATGATCAGGGGCATATTCCCTTTAAACTTTCGGGCTTTAAATGGAACAGCGAAAAGAAACAAATGGACAGCGTAAAAGGGGTTAATATTACCATGGGGCTACCTATTATCCGTACCTCGGTTGATCATGGTACCGCTTTTGAGATAGCAGGCAAGGGTGTAGCAAGTCCGGATGCTATGGTGTTGGCCATACAATCAGCAGTACAACTGCACAACCATCGCAACGCGGAGAAATTGGTTAAAGCGTAA
- a CDS encoding dihydrodipicolinate synthase family protein, with product MKIKKKYQGIVVPAVTPVTESFELDEGGVENMFANFHSNGVFPFILGTTGEAASLCTDLKNNYIKLAGKLKRPGDMLYAGIASNCFDESVDLAKYSFDHGVDAVVANLPSYYRLSDDQVKKYFEQLAEKCNGPLIIYNIPATTHMSISLEVIDELSYHDNIVATKDSERSDERLKQSLKLWADRADFSHFLGWAGRSDEGILNGCDGLVPSTGNLHPGIYKDMAIAASNGDSVKVHALQKQSDLLGNLYQSGRLLGESLWALKVLMNEAGLCKPHVVPPLQPLSDGEAAALIKGMYEIMELEGLKIN from the coding sequence ATGAAAATAAAAAAGAAATATCAGGGAATTGTTGTACCCGCTGTAACACCAGTTACAGAAAGCTTTGAGCTTGATGAGGGTGGCGTTGAAAATATGTTTGCAAACTTTCACTCAAACGGGGTATTCCCATTTATATTAGGTACCACCGGAGAGGCAGCATCGTTATGTACCGACCTTAAAAATAACTATATTAAATTAGCTGGGAAGCTTAAACGGCCCGGCGATATGTTATACGCGGGGATAGCATCCAATTGCTTTGACGAATCTGTCGATTTGGCCAAATATTCCTTTGATCATGGCGTGGATGCCGTGGTAGCTAATTTGCCGTCGTATTACAGATTATCTGACGACCAGGTGAAGAAATATTTTGAGCAACTGGCCGAAAAATGCAACGGCCCGCTTATTATTTACAATATCCCGGCTACCACCCACATGTCCATCTCTTTGGAAGTGATTGACGAGTTAAGTTATCATGATAATATCGTAGCCACCAAAGATTCTGAACGGAGCGATGAACGCTTAAAGCAATCATTAAAATTGTGGGCCGACAGGGCGGATTTTAGTCATTTTTTAGGATGGGCAGGCCGGTCAGATGAGGGGATACTCAATGGTTGCGACGGACTGGTGCCCAGCACAGGCAATTTGCACCCCGGCATTTATAAAGATATGGCCATTGCGGCTTCAAACGGCGATTCAGTAAAAGTACACGCGCTGCAAAAGCAGTCTGACCTATTGGGCAACCTGTACCAATCTGGCCGTTTGTTAGGCGAATCATTATGGGCGCTCAAGGTGCTGATGAACGAAGCAGGGCTCTGTAAACCCCATGTGGTGCCGCCATTGCAGCCATTAAGCGACGGAGAAGCCGCCGCTTTGATTAAAGGAATGTACGAAATAATGGAACTTGAAGGATTAAAGATTAACTAA
- a CDS encoding iron-containing alcohol dehydrogenase — protein sequence MNSIPNLTIHFPAKLVFGKGCISELPAEIAKLSCKKVFILTITPLLSKIEELTKQLEALDITVSVNTDIVQEPTFADFDKLMLQAGEIKPDMVIGIGGGSVLDVAKLVAAQLDNTQSLADIVGIGLLKGRSKKLICVPATSGTGSEVSPNAILVDPENQKKGIISPYLVPDAVYVDPLLTMSVPGSITAATGLDALTHCLEAYTNKFAQPFIDLYAYEGMRLIGAHIVQAVKNGDDEEARTQVAMGSLLGGFCLGPVNTAAVHALAYPLGSSFHLAHGLSNALLLPYVMKFNSSAAPGKYAGVALALGCIRGDDDLQTAKKGIEKIEQLIRECGIPARLRDVGIPKDAIPQMAEDAMKITRLLKNNPRELNYQDAVDIYTDAY from the coding sequence ATGAATAGCATTCCGAATTTAACTATTCACTTTCCTGCTAAGCTCGTTTTTGGCAAAGGATGCATATCCGAATTGCCCGCCGAGATTGCTAAACTATCTTGTAAAAAGGTTTTTATTTTAACCATCACGCCTTTATTATCCAAAATTGAAGAGCTCACCAAACAATTGGAAGCTTTAGATATAACCGTATCTGTTAATACTGATATTGTACAGGAGCCCACCTTTGCCGATTTTGACAAGCTGATGTTACAGGCCGGCGAAATTAAACCAGATATGGTGATTGGTATCGGCGGTGGCAGCGTGCTGGATGTAGCCAAATTAGTGGCCGCCCAGTTGGATAACACGCAATCATTAGCTGATATTGTAGGTATCGGTTTATTAAAAGGCCGTAGCAAAAAATTGATCTGTGTTCCGGCAACATCCGGTACAGGCAGCGAGGTATCGCCTAACGCTATTTTAGTTGATCCGGAAAATCAAAAGAAAGGCATTATCAGCCCTTACCTGGTTCCAGACGCGGTATATGTAGATCCTCTTTTAACGATGAGTGTACCGGGTTCTATAACGGCCGCCACAGGTTTGGACGCCTTAACCCATTGTCTGGAAGCCTATACCAATAAGTTTGCACAGCCTTTTATTGATCTATACGCCTATGAGGGGATGCGGCTGATAGGCGCTCATATTGTACAAGCTGTAAAAAACGGCGACGATGAGGAAGCTCGTACCCAGGTTGCGATGGGTAGTCTGTTGGGCGGCTTTTGCCTGGGCCCGGTTAATACGGCCGCCGTGCACGCATTGGCTTATCCCTTAGGTAGTTCGTTTCATCTGGCGCATGGCCTGTCGAATGCATTGTTGTTGCCTTATGTGATGAAATTCAATAGCTCCGCCGCGCCCGGTAAGTATGCAGGTGTTGCACTTGCTTTAGGTTGCATCAGGGGAGATGATGATTTACAAACGGCAAAAAAAGGAATCGAAAAAATAGAACAATTGATCCGCGAGTGCGGTATCCCGGCCAGGTTGCGGGATGTGGGTATTCCAAAAGACGCGATACCCCAAATGGCTGAGGACGCCATGAAAATAACACGTTTATTAAAAAATAATCCGAGGGAATTAAATTACCAGGACGCAGTAGACATCTATACAGACGCTTATTAA
- a CDS encoding MGH1-like glycoside hydrolase domain-containing protein, which produces MLKCIYKIGFAVLLLLLINNKCSAQSNAHVLNLNNLKRYVNYFNSIDTEAVKNYVPNAQSFDWLSKNIPLFECPDTTLQQMYYYRWWSFRKHLVQTPDGFVFTEFIIPVKFAGVYNTISSAVGHQVNEGRWLHNQQYIQDYISFWLYTVPKQTKNHFHNFSSWIDDAVYNRYLVNLDKPFIRHILPALDADYHQWEIEKQLPNQMFWQFDVRDAMEESISGSRKDKNIRPTINSYMYGNARALASMGQIAGVDSLKNKYTQKAVLLKSLVQKTLWDNDASFFKVEFAKGGLSDAREAIGFIPWYFNLPDDQPKYAKAWDQLIDTAGFNAPWGLTTAERRHPKFRTHGVGKCEWDGAIWPYATTQDLKSLANLLTNYKNHGKMNAHVFYDALHKYAWSQQMNGHPYIGEYQDEKTGKWLKGDNPRSTFYNHSGFADLVINDLVGLKPRLDNVLEIDPLIPQNQWDWFCLDDVSYHGHSITILWDKTGSKYHKGKGLHVYADGKQILQSNLLKHVYAKLP; this is translated from the coding sequence ATGTTGAAATGTATCTATAAAATAGGTTTTGCCGTTTTATTGTTATTATTAATTAATAACAAGTGCAGTGCGCAAAGTAATGCGCATGTACTTAATTTAAATAACCTTAAACGCTACGTAAACTATTTTAACTCTATTGATACCGAGGCGGTAAAAAATTATGTGCCTAACGCACAATCGTTTGATTGGCTCTCAAAAAATATCCCCTTGTTTGAGTGCCCGGATACTACTCTGCAACAGATGTACTATTACCGCTGGTGGAGTTTCAGGAAACACCTGGTACAAACCCCGGATGGCTTTGTATTTACCGAATTTATCATCCCTGTTAAATTTGCCGGCGTATATAATACCATCAGTTCGGCAGTAGGGCATCAGGTTAACGAGGGGCGCTGGCTGCACAACCAGCAATACATTCAGGATTATATATCTTTTTGGCTTTATACGGTACCTAAGCAAACCAAAAATCACTTTCATAATTTCAGCAGTTGGATTGACGATGCGGTTTATAACCGATACCTGGTCAATTTAGACAAACCTTTTATCCGGCATATTTTGCCCGCTCTTGATGCTGATTATCATCAATGGGAAATAGAAAAACAGCTGCCCAACCAGATGTTTTGGCAGTTTGACGTGCGCGATGCGATGGAAGAATCGATAAGCGGCTCGCGTAAGGATAAAAATATCAGGCCAACCATTAATAGTTACATGTACGGTAATGCCAGGGCCTTAGCCAGCATGGGCCAGATAGCCGGTGTGGATTCGCTCAAAAATAAATATACGCAGAAAGCCGTACTGCTTAAATCGCTCGTTCAAAAAACACTTTGGGACAATGATGCTTCATTTTTTAAGGTAGAGTTTGCAAAAGGCGGCTTATCGGATGCCCGCGAGGCCATCGGTTTTATCCCCTGGTATTTTAATTTACCGGATGATCAGCCTAAATATGCAAAAGCCTGGGATCAGTTGATTGATACTGCCGGGTTTAATGCGCCCTGGGGATTAACTACAGCCGAAAGGCGCCACCCTAAATTCCGCACTCATGGTGTTGGAAAATGCGAGTGGGACGGTGCCATTTGGCCTTATGCCACCACCCAGGACCTGAAAAGTTTAGCCAACCTGCTTACTAATTATAAAAACCATGGAAAAATGAACGCCCATGTTTTTTATGATGCCCTGCACAAATATGCCTGGTCGCAGCAAATGAACGGCCATCCTTACATTGGCGAATACCAGGACGAAAAAACTGGGAAGTGGCTCAAGGGAGATAATCCGCGAAGCACATTTTATAACCATTCCGGCTTTGCCGATCTGGTAATTAACGATCTGGTAGGCTTAAAACCACGTTTGGATAACGTATTGGAGATAGACCCATTAATCCCTCAAAATCAATGGGATTGGTTTTGCCTTGATGATGTTAGTTACCACGGCCACAGTATCACCATACTTTGGGACAAAACCGGCAGCAAGTATCATAAAGGCAAAGGCTTACATGTTTATGCCGATGGCAAACAAATACTGCAAAGCAACCTGTTAAAACACGTTTACGCGAAACTGCCGTAG
- a CDS encoding secondary thiamine-phosphate synthase enzyme YjbQ: protein MKIHQQVIQLKEKRRGFHLITGEVIHTMPQIAEIKTGICQVFIQHTSASLTINENADPTVRKDFEMYFNKAVPENDPDYLHDDEGPDDMPAHLKASLMGSSVTIPIRNGRLALGTWQGIYLCEHRDYSGNRSLVITAWGE, encoded by the coding sequence ATGAAAATACACCAGCAAGTAATACAACTTAAGGAAAAACGGCGGGGCTTTCACCTGATCACCGGTGAGGTAATACATACTATGCCTCAAATAGCCGAAATTAAAACAGGGATTTGCCAGGTTTTTATTCAACACACATCCGCATCGTTAACCATTAATGAAAATGCCGACCCAACGGTTAGAAAGGATTTTGAAATGTATTTTAACAAGGCCGTACCCGAGAATGACCCAGACTACCTGCACGACGATGAAGGGCCAGACGATATGCCGGCGCATTTAAAGGCCTCGTTAATGGGCAGTTCGGTAACGATCCCCATCCGTAACGGCAGATTGGCTTTAGGGACATGGCAGGGAATTTATTTATGCGAACACCGCGATTATAGCGGCAACAGAAGTTTGGTGATAACGGCCTGGGGCGAATAG
- a CDS encoding PAS domain S-box protein, with translation MPGVEAENSYEHITGYWEWTVGSRDIYHNPALKNTLGYQALDFPDKMSNWMALVFPEDLRQFRIIFARHVQSGGEIPFAHEIRFRHKNGSTVFILLTGKVQKFTAEGKPEYMLGNHINLTAQKLAEKELKRTRDFLERTSEVAMVGGWELDMLHQKVTWSAVTRQIFGVDKDFEPATGTSAFFFREGKDRNLLLEAFHKAITTGEPYDLELQIITATGALKWTRTVGHPEFEDGKCIRIYGIFQDITIRKTQEEALRQKQEQLETFIKYSPVAIAMMDKHFNYVAVSDVWVSCYNLDMPTLLGRSHFEVFPELPGIWMSYLSRCLRGEVIKKEEDSFFLINGRREWLRWEVRPWYESAGTVGGIIMFTELITEKKQIQEALIKAKEDAEQAALIKSRFLSIMSHEIRTPMNGVIGFTNLLLKNPREDQREALNVLKFSAQNLMVIINDVLNLNKIDAGKVELENISFDLYELLQNICRSQENDAKEKHLNLSVQFDYSLPFWFKGDPVRIGQVITNLVNNAIKFTAAGRVSISTALVGEHEGKMTIGFAVSDTGIGIPETKQEHIFELFSQAESDTTRIYGGTGLGLTITKRLLELMGSNIQLKSTPGEGSIFYFDLELEKSTLPVEETSGLDTPRHAHTLKGSRILIADDNPVNVLVVKRFLQQWHADYDVAENGRIALEKVTANQYDLVLMDLKMPVMDGYEATIEIRKLEGKGFADLPVIALTASTLLEMKEEMINSGMNDFVMKPFDPESLFNSIKRLVSPS, from the coding sequence ATGCCAGGCGTGGAAGCTGAAAATTCGTACGAACACATCACTGGTTATTGGGAATGGACAGTTGGCAGCCGTGATATTTACCATAACCCGGCCCTGAAGAATACACTTGGCTATCAAGCATTGGATTTCCCGGATAAGATGAGCAACTGGATGGCTCTTGTTTTCCCGGAAGATTTGCGCCAATTCAGGATCATATTCGCAAGGCACGTACAAAGCGGCGGCGAAATTCCGTTTGCGCATGAAATACGCTTCCGCCATAAAAATGGTTCTACGGTGTTTATTTTGCTAACAGGTAAAGTGCAAAAATTTACCGCAGAAGGCAAGCCCGAGTATATGTTAGGTAACCATATCAATTTAACTGCTCAAAAGCTGGCGGAAAAAGAACTAAAACGCACCCGCGACTTTTTAGAACGCACCAGCGAAGTTGCTATGGTGGGCGGTTGGGAATTGGATATGCTGCATCAAAAAGTGACATGGTCGGCTGTTACACGGCAGATTTTCGGTGTTGACAAGGATTTTGAGCCAGCGACCGGCACTTCGGCATTTTTTTTCAGGGAAGGTAAGGATCGAAACCTTTTGTTAGAGGCTTTTCATAAAGCTATTACTACTGGTGAACCTTATGATTTAGAACTACAAATCATCACCGCCACCGGGGCTTTAAAATGGACCCGTACTGTAGGCCACCCCGAATTTGAGGATGGAAAGTGCATCCGTATATACGGTATATTCCAGGATATTACTATTCGTAAAACACAGGAAGAGGCACTACGCCAAAAACAGGAACAGCTTGAAACTTTTATAAAATACTCGCCGGTTGCCATTGCCATGATGGACAAACATTTTAATTATGTGGCTGTTAGCGATGTTTGGGTATCGTGTTATAACCTGGATATGCCTACGCTTTTGGGGAGAAGCCATTTTGAAGTATTTCCGGAGTTGCCTGGCATTTGGATGTCGTATTTGTCTCGTTGTCTTCGTGGCGAAGTGATAAAGAAAGAAGAAGATAGTTTTTTCCTTATAAACGGGCGTCGCGAGTGGTTACGCTGGGAGGTAAGGCCATGGTATGAGAGCGCCGGTACAGTGGGTGGCATCATCATGTTCACCGAATTGATTACGGAAAAAAAGCAAATTCAGGAGGCGCTGATCAAAGCTAAAGAGGACGCAGAACAGGCAGCACTAATCAAGTCGAGGTTCCTGTCCATTATGAGCCACGAAATACGTACACCAATGAACGGAGTCATTGGTTTTACCAATCTTCTGTTAAAAAACCCGCGCGAAGACCAACGGGAAGCTTTAAATGTTCTTAAGTTTTCTGCCCAGAACCTAATGGTAATTATTAACGATGTATTGAATTTGAATAAGATAGACGCCGGAAAGGTTGAGCTTGAAAATATAAGCTTTGATCTGTACGAGTTACTACAAAATATATGCCGTTCGCAGGAAAATGACGCTAAAGAAAAACACTTGAATCTATCAGTGCAGTTTGATTATTCACTGCCATTTTGGTTCAAGGGCGATCCGGTTAGGATAGGTCAGGTTATTACTAACCTGGTTAACAATGCTATTAAGTTTACTGCCGCCGGGCGAGTCAGTATCAGCACGGCCCTTGTTGGAGAGCATGAAGGTAAAATGACTATAGGCTTTGCCGTGAGCGATACCGGGATAGGCATACCTGAAACCAAACAGGAACATATTTTTGAGCTTTTTTCTCAGGCAGAAAGTGACACCACAAGGATTTATGGTGGAACCGGACTTGGTTTAACCATCACAAAACGGCTGTTAGAGTTAATGGGGAGCAATATCCAACTAAAAAGCACACCTGGCGAGGGATCTATTTTTTATTTCGATCTTGAGTTGGAGAAGAGCACGCTACCGGTAGAAGAAACATCCGGTTTAGACACACCCCGGCATGCGCATACATTGAAGGGTTCCAGGATTTTAATTGCCGACGATAACCCGGTAAATGTATTGGTTGTAAAACGTTTTTTACAACAATGGCATGCCGATTACGATGTTGCCGAAAATGGCAGAATTGCTTTAGAAAAAGTTACCGCAAATCAATACGACCTGGTGCTAATGGACTTGAAAATGCCTGTAATGGATGGATACGAAGCCACTATTGAAATTAGAAAACTGGAAGGCAAAGGTTTTGCAGACCTTCCGGTAATAGCGCTCACGGCCTCCACCTTGCTCGAGATGAAAGAAGAAATGATCAACAGCGGAATGAATGATTTTGTAATGAAACCTTTTGATCCCGAATCCCTGTTCAACAGCATCAAGCGACTTGTTTCTCCCTCTTAA
- a CDS encoding 4'-phosphopantetheinyl transferase superfamily protein, producing MKSIGNDIVSLTNINKQRTNSARFYTKFVTASELALYQTPIVDVVPFENFVWLLWSVKESAYKYLKRINTGLLFSPVKITIQNINIPANPLFINLIDLCWEGKPVGDWLYSGEVIGEGEKLYFKSIIQNQLIATVVGDHSIFDKIYWGIQSVNDVRHQSQSSLVRQALLNKLKKLFSQENLTIEKHGAGYPIILQQGKLLDILVSLAHHDQFTSYVFMMEGDSLLPQPV from the coding sequence TTGAAAAGCATTGGTAACGATATCGTATCATTAACAAACATCAATAAACAGCGTACTAACAGCGCCAGGTTTTATACCAAATTTGTTACCGCATCAGAACTGGCGCTTTATCAAACCCCGATTGTTGATGTAGTGCCTTTTGAAAACTTTGTATGGCTGCTCTGGTCTGTTAAGGAGTCGGCCTACAAGTATTTGAAACGAATTAATACCGGTCTGTTATTTTCGCCGGTAAAAATTACTATCCAAAATATCAATATTCCAGCAAATCCTTTATTTATCAACTTAATCGATCTCTGTTGGGAAGGTAAGCCTGTAGGCGATTGGCTTTATAGCGGAGAAGTGATAGGAGAGGGCGAAAAGCTTTATTTTAAATCAATTATTCAGAACCAACTGATAGCTACCGTAGTCGGTGATCATTCAATATTTGATAAAATTTACTGGGGTATTCAATCGGTTAATGATGTTAGGCATCAAAGCCAATCAAGCTTAGTTAGGCAAGCTTTGTTGAACAAGTTGAAGAAATTGTTTTCCCAGGAAAATTTAACAATCGAGAAACACGGAGCTGGTTATCCCATCATATTGCAACAAGGCAAGTTACTGGATATACTTGTTTCTTTAGCCCATCATGACCAATTTACATCATATGTTTTTATGATGGAAGGCGATAGCCTATTACCCCAACCTGTTTAA
- a CDS encoding acyl carrier protein: MDRIEILNELKKVLAPYTENKEMLDGINEETDLIKDLKINSANLVDIIIDAEAQYNIEIDFDSAEKMFTVGNCIDVISGKINHSA, translated from the coding sequence ATGGATAGAATAGAGATTTTAAATGAACTAAAAAAGGTACTGGCTCCCTATACTGAAAATAAAGAAATGCTGGACGGAATTAACGAAGAAACCGACCTGATTAAGGACCTGAAAATTAATTCGGCCAATTTGGTGGATATTATCATTGATGCCGAAGCGCAATATAACATTGAAATTGATTTCGATTCCGCAGAAAAAATGTTCACTGTAGGCAACTGTATCGATGTAATCTCCGGTAAAATCAATCACTCTGCTTGA